Proteins from a genomic interval of Dama dama isolate Ldn47 chromosome 1, ASM3311817v1, whole genome shotgun sequence:
- the LOC133060640 gene encoding olfactory receptor 10A5-like produces MAEGNWTRVSEFILLSFSSLPTEIQSVLFLTFLVIYLVTLLGNSLIILVTLADPMLHSPMYFFLRNLSFLEIGFNLAIVPKMLGTLIAQDTTISFLGCATQMYFSFFFGVSECSLLATMAYDRYVAICSPLHYPVIMNPRTRAKLAAVSWFPGIPVATVQTTWLFSFPFCGSNKVNHFFCDSPPVLRLVCADTALFEIYAIIGTILLVMIPCLLILCSYTRIAAAILTLPSAKGKHKAFSTCSSHLLVVSLFYVSLSLVYSRPKSNNSPESKKVLSLSYTVVTPMLNPVIYSLRNNEVKNALGWTFHKALGLRNCIP; encoded by the coding sequence ATGGCTGAAGGAAACTGGACAAGAGTGAGTGAGTTTATCCTCCTGAGTTTCTCTTCCTTACCTACTGAAATACAGTCAGTGCTCTTCCTGACATTTCTGGTCATCTACCTGGTCACTCTGCTGGGAAACAGCCTCATCATTCTGGTTACCTTGGCTGACCCCATGCTGCACagtcccatgtacttcttcctcaggaACTTGTCCTTCTTAGAGATAGGTTTCAATTTAGCCATTGTGCCCAAGATGCTGGGGACCCTGATTGCTCAGGACACAACCATCTCCTTTCTTGGCTGTGCCACTCAGAtgtatttctccttcttctttggGGTTTCTGAATGCTCCCTCCTGGCcaccatggcctatgaccgctatgtagCCATCTGCAGTCCCTTGCACTACCCAGTCATCATGAATCCAAGGACACGTGCCAAACTGGCAGCTGTCTCCTGGTTTCCAGGCATTCCCGTAGCTACTGTGCAGACCACGTGGCTCTTCAGCTTTCCATTCTGTGGTAGCAACAAGGTGAACCACTTCTTTTGTGACAGCCCGCCTGTGCTGAGGCTGGTCTGTGCAGACACAGCACTCTTTGAGATCTATGCCATCATTGGAACCATTCTATTGGTCATGATACCCTGTTTGCTGATCCTATGTTCCTACACTCGCATTGCTGCTGCCATCCTGACGCTTCCATCAGCCAAGGGGAAGCATAAAGCCTTCTCTACCTGCTCCTCTCACCTGCTCGTCGTCTCCCTTTTCTACGTATCTTTAAGCCTCGTCTACTCCCGCCCTAAGTCCAATAATTCTCCTGAGAGCAAGAAAGTGCTATCACTGTCCTACACTGTTGTGACTCCCATGCTGAACCCCGTCATCTACAGCCTGAGAAATAATGAGGTGAAGAATGCCCTTGGCTGGACCTTCCACAAGGCCCTAGGCCTTAGAAACTGCATCCCATAA